One genomic window of Bradyrhizobium sp. B124 includes the following:
- a CDS encoding LL-diaminopimelate aminotransferase: MEDFYRIRRLPPYVFEKVNQAKAAARNAGADIIDMGMGNPDLPTPPHVIEKLKETLGKPRTDRYSASRGINGLRKAQAAYYGRRFGVKLNPDTQVVATLGSKEGFANVAQAITAPGDVVLCPNPSYPIHAFGFLMAGGVIRSVPSEPTPQFFEAVERAIQHSIPKPIALIVCYPSNPTAYVADLDFYKDLVAFAKKHDIFILSDLAYAEVYFDENNPPPSVLQVPGALDVTVEFTSMSKTFSMAGWRMGFAVGNERIIAALARVKSYLDYGAFTPVQVAATAALNGPDDCIREMRDTYRKRRDALVESFGRAGWDIPPPQASMFAWAPLPKAFEAVGSMQFATLMVEKSGVVVSPGVAFGEHGEGYVRIAMVENEQRIRQAARGVRRFLESGIETLHNVVPLANRR; this comes from the coding sequence ATGGAAGATTTTTACCGCATTCGCCGTCTGCCGCCTTACGTCTTTGAAAAGGTCAACCAGGCCAAGGCGGCCGCGCGCAATGCCGGGGCCGACATCATCGACATGGGCATGGGGAACCCGGACCTGCCGACCCCGCCCCACGTCATCGAGAAGCTCAAGGAGACGCTGGGCAAGCCGCGGACCGACCGCTACTCGGCCTCCCGTGGCATCAACGGCCTGCGCAAGGCCCAGGCCGCCTATTATGGGCGCCGCTTCGGCGTCAAGCTGAACCCCGATACCCAGGTGGTTGCGACGCTCGGCTCGAAGGAGGGGTTCGCCAACGTTGCGCAGGCGATCACCGCGCCTGGCGACGTCGTGCTGTGCCCGAATCCGAGCTACCCGATCCATGCGTTCGGCTTCCTGATGGCGGGCGGCGTGATCCGTTCGGTGCCGTCGGAGCCGACGCCGCAGTTCTTCGAGGCGGTCGAACGGGCGATCCAGCATTCGATTCCGAAGCCGATCGCGCTGATCGTCTGCTATCCGTCGAACCCGACCGCCTATGTGGCGGACCTCGACTTCTACAAGGATCTGGTCGCGTTCGCGAAGAAGCACGACATCTTCATCCTGTCCGATCTGGCCTACGCGGAAGTCTATTTCGACGAGAACAATCCGCCGCCGTCGGTGCTGCAGGTGCCCGGTGCGCTCGACGTCACCGTCGAATTCACCTCGATGTCGAAGACGTTCTCGATGGCCGGCTGGCGCATGGGCTTTGCGGTCGGCAATGAGCGCATCATCGCAGCGCTGGCGCGGGTCAAATCCTATCTCGATTACGGCGCCTTCACGCCGGTCCAGGTGGCCGCGACCGCCGCGCTGAACGGCCCCGACGACTGCATCCGCGAGATGCGCGACACTTACCGCAAACGCCGCGACGCGCTGGTTGAGTCATTTGGCCGCGCCGGCTGGGACATTCCGCCGCCGCAGGCCTCGATGTTTGCCTGGGCGCCGCTGCCCAAGGCGTTCGAGGCGGTCGGCAGCATGCAGTTCGCAACCCTGATGGTGGAGAAATCCGGCGTGGTGGTATCGCCCGGCGTTGCGTTCGGCGAGCATGGCGAAGGCTATGTCCGCATCGCGATGGTGGAGAACGAGCAGCGCATCCGGCAGGCCGCGCGTGGCGTACGCCGCTTCCTTGAAAGCGGCATCGAAACGTTGCACAACGTCGTTCCTCTCGCCAACCGGCGCTAA
- a CDS encoding homoserine dehydrogenase, with protein MVAPLNVGIAGLGTVGADVVRLIETQGRALAERSGRGIRVVAVTARSKAKKRGLDLRGIAWAKSPQALAEDPNIDCFVELMGGAGDPALSAIETALKAGKSVVTANKALIAKHGLRLAAAAEKHGGALNFEAAVGAAIPVIKTLREGLAGTSVNRVYGILNGTCNYILTRMEQEGLSFEECLKDAQRLGYAEANPSFDVDGHDTAQKLAILASLAFGTKVAESAVYVEGISSITPEDLKAAAELGYRVKLLGVAVRTAKGIEQRVHPTMVPKSSSIAQVMGVTNAVAIDGEGIPPITLVGPGAGGGATASAVVADIADVARGIRAKPFGRPVERLRDTTKAPMERHEGGYYIRLMARDLAGTAATIATRLAEQKISLESIVQRHPDGVDVNGAAKKPSPVPVILITYATSEDAVHRALAAVQRDKVISGRPQVIRIEKN; from the coding sequence ATGGTCGCACCCCTGAACGTGGGCATAGCGGGGCTCGGCACCGTCGGTGCCGATGTCGTCCGCCTCATCGAAACGCAAGGACGGGCGCTGGCCGAGCGCAGCGGCCGCGGCATTCGCGTCGTCGCCGTCACCGCGCGCTCGAAAGCCAAGAAGCGCGGCCTCGACCTGCGCGGCATCGCCTGGGCGAAGAGCCCGCAGGCGCTGGCCGAGGATCCCAATATCGACTGTTTCGTCGAGTTGATGGGCGGCGCCGGCGATCCCGCGCTCTCCGCGATCGAGACCGCACTGAAGGCCGGCAAGTCGGTCGTGACCGCCAACAAGGCGCTGATCGCCAAGCACGGGCTGCGGCTTGCCGCCGCGGCCGAGAAGCACGGCGGCGCGCTGAATTTCGAGGCGGCAGTCGGTGCGGCGATCCCGGTCATCAAGACGCTGCGCGAGGGCCTCGCCGGCACCAGCGTCAACCGCGTCTACGGCATCCTGAACGGCACCTGCAACTACATCCTGACCCGGATGGAGCAGGAGGGCTTGTCGTTCGAGGAATGCCTGAAGGACGCCCAGCGGCTCGGCTACGCCGAAGCCAACCCGTCATTCGACGTCGATGGTCACGACACCGCGCAGAAGCTTGCGATCCTGGCGAGCCTCGCCTTCGGAACCAAGGTCGCCGAAAGCGCGGTCTATGTCGAAGGCATCTCCTCGATCACGCCGGAAGACCTCAAGGCCGCCGCGGAACTCGGCTACCGCGTCAAGCTGCTCGGCGTTGCCGTGCGCACGGCAAAGGGCATCGAGCAGCGCGTGCATCCGACCATGGTGCCGAAATCATCGTCGATCGCGCAGGTGATGGGCGTCACCAACGCGGTGGCGATCGATGGCGAGGGGATTCCCCCGATCACGCTGGTCGGCCCGGGTGCCGGCGGCGGCGCGACCGCCTCGGCGGTGGTCGCCGACATCGCCGATGTGGCCCGCGGCATTCGTGCCAAGCCGTTCGGGCGTCCGGTGGAGCGGTTGCGCGACACCACCAAGGCGCCGATGGAACGCCACGAGGGTGGCTACTATATCCGCCTGATGGCGCGCGATCTTGCAGGCACTGCTGCAACAATCGCCACCCGGCTCGCGGAACAGAAGATATCTCTGGAGTCCATCGTGCAACGGCATCCGGATGGCGTCGATGTGAACGGTGCGGCCAAAAAACCTTCACCGGTCCCGGTCATTCTGATTACCTACGCGACCAGCGAGGATGCGGTGCATCGTGCGCTGGCCGCAGTGCAGCGCGATAAGGTCATCAGCGGCCGGCCGCAGGTGATCCGGATCGAGAAAAACTAA
- the glpX gene encoding class II fructose-bisphosphatase produces the protein MSTHISVPPQMLLERILTLEIVRVTERAAVSAARLRGHGQEKAADKAAVDAMRRELNKLPIEGTVVIGEGERDEAPMLFIGEKVGLNAGPKVDIAVDPLEGTTLCAKNMPGSIATMAMADGGTLLHAPDVYMQKIAIGPGYAKNVIELDAPPADNVRRLAKAKGVDPTAINVLVLDRPRHADIINSVRSTGAAVQLITDGDVAGVIHCAKPDETGVDMYIGTGGAPEGVLAAVALRCIGGQMQCRLILDTEEKRERAHKMGVLDPKMIYGIEDMAKGDCLFAATGVTTGSLLTGVKFKKDVIETETVVMRSVTGTVRYIKAEHRQLEKFHLD, from the coding sequence ATGTCGACCCATATTTCCGTTCCGCCGCAGATGCTGCTCGAGCGCATCTTGACGCTCGAAATCGTGCGCGTGACGGAGCGCGCGGCGGTGTCGGCCGCGCGGCTGCGCGGCCACGGCCAGGAGAAGGCCGCCGACAAGGCCGCGGTCGACGCGATGCGGCGCGAGCTCAACAAGCTGCCGATCGAGGGCACGGTCGTGATCGGCGAGGGCGAGCGCGACGAGGCGCCGATGCTGTTCATCGGCGAGAAGGTCGGCCTCAACGCCGGCCCGAAGGTCGACATCGCCGTCGACCCGCTCGAAGGCACCACGCTGTGCGCCAAGAACATGCCGGGCTCGATCGCCACCATGGCGATGGCCGATGGCGGCACGCTGCTGCACGCCCCCGACGTCTACATGCAGAAGATCGCGATCGGCCCGGGCTATGCCAAGAACGTGATTGAGCTCGACGCGCCGCCGGCCGACAATGTCCGCCGGCTCGCCAAGGCGAAGGGTGTCGATCCCACCGCCATCAATGTGCTGGTGCTCGACCGTCCGCGCCATGCCGACATCATCAACAGCGTGCGCTCGACCGGCGCTGCCGTGCAGCTGATCACCGACGGCGACGTCGCCGGCGTCATTCACTGCGCCAAGCCCGATGAGACCGGCGTCGACATGTATATCGGCACCGGCGGCGCGCCCGAGGGCGTGCTGGCAGCGGTCGCGCTGCGCTGCATCGGCGGCCAGATGCAGTGCCGCCTGATCCTCGACACCGAGGAGAAGCGCGAGCGCGCGCACAAGATGGGCGTGCTCGATCCGAAGATGATCTACGGCATCGAGGACATGGCCAAGGGCGACTGCCTGTTCGCCGCCACCGGCGTCACCACCGGCTCGCTGCTGACGGGCGTGAAGTTCAAGAAGGACGTGATCGAGACCGAGACGGTCGTGATGCGCTCCGTCACCGGCACCGTGCGCTACATCAAGGCCGAGCACCGCCAGCTGGAGAAGTTCCACCTGGATTAG
- a CDS encoding DUF4261 domain-containing protein, with product MNNPVAFVLLEGPVTLNETALLEALRQRHPDVRWNVTEHGANVRADGPLVIRADDHLLVAMSMPAPIPLDENLWKRASSFWPEAPGVASRHRAHLVVSTMGAAEDGADIRRLTYIENTRLTTAMVGGLIATTPGCCAAVWGGKVASSAQMWLEGSRRAFAPFPGYPFTLWLDVIPYKSDRTVGAITIGLSAFVDREIEFEVDGMDLPTTIHRVAGLATYLIEHGTAVKDGDTIGVSATDRIKIHHRISRLTGLPVIAVGDIRLAPEQPRHYPIIPAAIAKDHPLLVMLSRVGLFDASSPDNQVQLPRNARVSDVRLESYDHGLNGVFSGILGTDAYVEADEKARRALMRGETELAKSALMPFAMEIRKFQETARYAIGRGDLHMF from the coding sequence ATGAACAACCCGGTTGCCTTCGTCCTGCTTGAGGGTCCTGTCACGCTGAATGAGACAGCATTGCTCGAAGCCTTGCGGCAGCGTCATCCGGACGTCCGATGGAACGTCACCGAACATGGCGCAAATGTCCGGGCCGATGGCCCGCTCGTGATCCGCGCCGACGATCACCTTCTGGTCGCAATGTCGATGCCGGCACCGATCCCGCTCGACGAAAATCTATGGAAACGGGCGTCAAGTTTCTGGCCGGAAGCTCCCGGTGTTGCGAGCCGCCACCGCGCCCATCTCGTCGTCTCGACGATGGGTGCCGCCGAAGACGGGGCCGATATCCGCCGTCTGACGTATATCGAGAACACCCGTCTGACAACGGCGATGGTCGGCGGATTGATTGCGACCACCCCCGGCTGCTGTGCGGCGGTCTGGGGAGGCAAGGTCGCTAGCTCAGCGCAGATGTGGCTGGAAGGGTCACGCAGGGCCTTCGCCCCGTTTCCAGGCTACCCGTTCACGCTGTGGCTCGATGTCATACCCTACAAATCGGACCGGACCGTCGGAGCGATTACAATCGGATTGTCCGCCTTCGTCGATCGCGAGATCGAATTTGAAGTCGACGGCATGGATCTCCCCACCACAATCCATCGGGTGGCTGGGCTGGCGACATATTTGATTGAGCACGGCACCGCGGTCAAAGACGGCGATACGATCGGGGTATCGGCCACCGATCGTATCAAGATTCATCATCGCATTTCGCGCCTTACCGGTTTGCCTGTGATCGCGGTTGGTGACATCCGTCTTGCGCCAGAGCAGCCGCGGCATTATCCGATCATTCCGGCAGCCATTGCCAAGGATCATCCCCTTCTGGTGATGTTATCAAGGGTCGGTCTTTTCGATGCGTCGAGCCCAGATAATCAGGTGCAATTGCCTCGGAACGCCCGAGTTTCAGACGTCCGCCTTGAGAGCTACGACCACGGCCTGAATGGCGTCTTCTCAGGTATTCTCGGGACTGACGCGTACGTTGAAGCGGATGAAAAAGCGCGCCGTGCCCTTATGCGCGGTGAGACCGAGCTCGCCAAATCGGCCTTGATGCCGTTCGCGATGGAGATCAGGAAATTTCAAGAGACCGCACGATACGCAATCGGCCGCGGCGATCTCCACATGTTCTAG
- a CDS encoding haloacid dehalogenase type II, giving the protein MSDLSSVKALVFDVFGTVVDWRTSLINDFTKWGETRGIKADWTALVDGWRAVYTASMDEVRKNPQNGYVILDVLHRRSLEKLVAQFDIKGLTEADLHHLTLGWHRLHGWPDSVAGLTRLKSKYIISPLSNGNVALLTNMAKFAGLPWDLVMSAELFEHYKPDPETYLGAAKLLCLPPEQVMMVAAHNYDLKHAQKHGLKTAFVARPTEYGPLQKVDFEATGSWDIVAKDFGEIATRMGC; this is encoded by the coding sequence ATGTCCGATCTTTCCTCCGTCAAGGCACTGGTGTTCGACGTGTTCGGAACCGTGGTCGACTGGCGCACCAGCCTGATCAACGACTTCACCAAATGGGGTGAGACGCGTGGCATCAAGGCCGACTGGACCGCGCTGGTCGATGGCTGGCGCGCGGTCTACACGGCCTCGATGGACGAGGTGCGCAAGAACCCGCAGAACGGCTATGTCATTCTCGACGTCCTGCACCGCCGCTCGCTGGAGAAGCTGGTCGCGCAATTCGACATCAAAGGCCTCACCGAGGCCGATCTGCACCATCTGACGCTGGGCTGGCATCGCCTGCACGGCTGGCCCGACAGCGTCGCCGGCCTGACCCGGCTGAAGAGCAAATACATCATCTCGCCGCTGTCGAACGGCAACGTCGCGCTGCTCACCAACATGGCGAAGTTCGCAGGCCTGCCCTGGGATCTCGTGATGTCGGCCGAACTGTTCGAGCACTACAAGCCCGATCCGGAAACCTATCTCGGCGCGGCGAAGCTGCTGTGCCTACCGCCGGAGCAGGTGATGATGGTTGCCGCCCACAACTACGACCTCAAGCACGCGCAGAAGCACGGCCTGAAGACCGCCTTCGTGGCGCGGCCGACCGAGTACGGTCCGTTGCAGAAGGTCGATTTCGAGGCCACCGGCAGCTGGGACATCGTGGCCAAGGATTTCGGGGAAATCGCCACCCGGATGGGCTGCTAG
- the recJ gene encoding single-stranded-DNA-specific exonuclease RecJ — protein MTLHASALPVEAPQAFLGVARSLTGKLWRDRLDARGAARALAIVQRHNLPEMLARVLAGRDVAIDEVPDFLDPTIRKLMPDPYTVTEMEHAAKRIADAAVRGEKVAIFGDYDVDGATSAALLTWHLRHCGLDPLIHIPDRIFEGYGPNVDAVRALAAKGATLLVTVDCGTTSIEPLAEAKKLGMSVVVIDHHQTGDELPEVDALVNPNRPDDLSGLGHLAAVGLVFVTLVAVNRELRQRGFWTREMPEPDLLSVLHHVALGTVADVAPLIGLNRAFVAKGLIAMRRRDHVGHTALMDVARLNGPPEAWHLGFMLGPRINAGGRIGRADLGVRLLLEGDVSEAARIAAELDRLNAERRVIEQVAEAQAEAEALASLGLEDKGAVIVTAAEGWHPGVVGLVAARLKEKFARPAFAIALEPGGIGTGSGRSIGGVDIGKAVRQAVHDGLLMKGGGHAMAAGVTLRKEKLAEFRAYMESALAADVANSRHENELFIDGAVTARAVTPEFAATLNRAGPFGAANPEPVIALPSHQLVYADEVGQAHLRLRFKSGDGSIVNGIAFRSVGQKLGSALTQNRGQQLHVAGSLAVDRWQGTERVQFRVLDVAAPDQGPAVIK, from the coding sequence ATGACGCTCCACGCATCCGCATTGCCCGTCGAGGCGCCACAGGCGTTCCTCGGCGTGGCGCGGTCGCTGACCGGAAAGCTCTGGCGCGACCGGCTGGATGCGCGCGGGGCGGCCCGGGCGCTCGCGATCGTGCAGCGGCACAATCTGCCGGAAATGCTGGCGCGGGTGCTGGCCGGCCGCGACGTCGCGATCGACGAGGTCCCTGATTTCCTCGACCCGACCATCCGCAAGCTGATGCCGGATCCATATACGGTCACCGAGATGGAGCATGCGGCCAAGCGCATTGCAGATGCGGCGGTGCGAGGCGAGAAGGTCGCGATCTTCGGCGACTACGACGTCGACGGCGCGACCTCGGCGGCGCTGCTGACCTGGCATTTGCGCCATTGCGGGCTGGATCCGCTGATCCACATTCCCGACCGCATCTTCGAAGGCTACGGTCCGAACGTCGACGCCGTCCGCGCGCTGGCGGCGAAGGGCGCGACGCTGCTCGTCACGGTCGATTGCGGCACCACCAGCATCGAGCCGCTGGCGGAAGCCAAGAAGCTCGGCATGTCGGTCGTGGTGATCGATCATCACCAGACCGGCGATGAACTGCCCGAGGTCGACGCGCTGGTGAATCCGAACCGGCCCGATGACCTGTCAGGACTCGGGCATCTCGCTGCCGTCGGCCTGGTGTTCGTCACATTGGTCGCCGTGAACCGCGAGCTGCGCCAGCGCGGCTTCTGGACCCGCGAGATGCCGGAGCCCGACCTGCTCAGCGTGCTGCATCACGTCGCGCTCGGCACCGTTGCCGACGTCGCGCCGCTGATCGGGCTCAACCGCGCCTTTGTCGCCAAGGGCCTGATCGCGATGCGCCGCCGCGACCATGTCGGCCATACCGCGCTGATGGACGTGGCGCGGCTCAATGGCCCGCCGGAGGCCTGGCATCTCGGTTTCATGCTGGGCCCGCGCATCAATGCCGGCGGCCGCATCGGGCGCGCCGATCTCGGCGTGCGGCTTTTGCTCGAAGGCGATGTCTCGGAGGCCGCGCGGATCGCGGCCGAGCTCGATCGCCTCAACGCCGAGCGGCGGGTGATCGAGCAGGTGGCAGAGGCGCAGGCCGAAGCCGAAGCGCTCGCCTCGCTCGGCCTCGAGGACAAGGGCGCTGTGATCGTCACAGCGGCGGAAGGCTGGCATCCCGGCGTGGTCGGGCTGGTCGCGGCGCGGCTGAAGGAGAAGTTCGCGCGTCCGGCCTTTGCGATCGCGCTCGAGCCGGGCGGCATCGGTACCGGATCGGGCCGCTCGATCGGCGGCGTCGATATCGGCAAGGCTGTGCGGCAGGCGGTGCACGACGGTCTGCTGATGAAAGGCGGAGGGCACGCGATGGCGGCGGGCGTCACGCTGCGCAAGGAGAAGCTCGCCGAATTCCGCGCCTACATGGAAAGTGCGCTGGCGGCCGACGTCGCCAACTCGCGCCACGAAAACGAGCTGTTCATCGATGGCGCCGTCACCGCCCGCGCGGTGACGCCGGAATTCGCCGCGACGCTCAATCGCGCAGGTCCGTTCGGTGCCGCCAATCCGGAGCCGGTGATCGCGCTGCCGTCACATCAGCTGGTCTATGCCGACGAGGTCGGACAGGCGCACTTGCGGCTGCGCTTCAAGTCCGGCGATGGTTCCATCGTCAACGGTATCGCATTCCGCTCGGTCGGACAGAAGCTCGGCAGCGCCTTGACGCAAAATCGCGGCCAGCAATTGCACGTGGCGGGCTCTCTCGCAGTCGACCGTTGGCAAGGCACCGAACGTGTGCAATTCCGTGTGCTCGACGTCGCGGCACCGGATCAGGGCCCGGCGGTGATCAAATAA
- a CDS encoding glucose 1-dehydrogenase, producing the protein MSGQVEGKVALVTGGASGIGEAIVELFAQEGATVVATDIDELRGPELAARLKKAGREVIFLPQDVTSEERWIEVVADIGKRYGRLDIMVSNAGIGIGAPSIVEMSLADWRRQTAINLDGVFLSVKHSLPLMRKTGGGSIIMMSSLAGLRGAATLSGYSATKGAVRLFAKSIAMECAQVNDGIRVNSVHPGIIDTPIWGKIPTGATGAGQNAPIDPEERARFATPLGRAGQAIEIAQGVLYLASDASRYVTGTELVIDGGMNAGGVVRQPK; encoded by the coding sequence ATGTCAGGACAGGTTGAAGGCAAGGTCGCGCTGGTGACCGGCGGCGCGTCGGGTATCGGCGAGGCCATCGTCGAATTGTTCGCGCAGGAAGGCGCGACGGTTGTTGCGACCGACATCGACGAGTTGAGGGGACCCGAGCTCGCCGCGCGGCTCAAGAAGGCTGGCCGCGAGGTGATCTTCCTGCCGCAGGACGTCACCAGCGAGGAGCGCTGGATCGAGGTCGTCGCCGATATCGGCAAGCGCTACGGCCGCCTCGACATCATGGTCTCCAACGCCGGCATCGGCATCGGTGCGCCGTCGATTGTCGAGATGTCGCTCGCAGACTGGCGCCGGCAGACCGCCATCAATCTCGATGGCGTATTCCTGTCGGTGAAGCATTCGCTGCCGCTGATGCGTAAAACTGGCGGCGGCTCGATCATCATGATGTCGTCGCTGGCCGGCTTGCGCGGGGCAGCGACGCTCTCCGGCTACAGCGCGACCAAGGGGGCGGTGCGGCTGTTCGCCAAGTCGATCGCGATGGAATGCGCGCAGGTGAACGACGGCATCCGCGTCAACTCCGTGCATCCCGGCATCATCGACACGCCGATCTGGGGCAAGATCCCGACCGGCGCGACGGGCGCCGGCCAGAACGCACCGATCGATCCGGAGGAGCGCGCAAGGTTCGCAACACCGCTCGGCCGCGCCGGCCAGGCCATCGAGATCGCGCAAGGCGTGCTCTATCTCGCCTCCGATGCATCGCGTTACGTCACCGGCACCGAACTCGTGATCGACGGCGGCATGAATGCCGGCGGCGTCGTGCGGCAGCCGAAATAA
- a CDS encoding lytic murein transglycosylase, with protein MKQPDSLKSPARRAVLKAALAAGVTLANPFGALAAAPAGFDQWRDNFRARALAKGISEATWNRCMGRVEPDMSVFKQMRNQPEFHEQIWQYINRRVSDWRVIHGREALKKNEALFARIERDFGVERGTLLALWGVESAYGDPLVQQNHMTPVFPSLAALAWNEPRRKAYWETELINAMKIVQRGWSTPEEMNGSWAGAMGHSQWMPEVWLNVGFDYDGDGKVSPFGRPDDALGSTAKYLVNRGKWHRGEHWGYEVRAQGGGAGGSRTYAAWASAGVVRADGQPFPQPNASAQLWIPVAGGPAFLLGPNFNSVKSYNPSMNYALAICHLGDRCLGGPPFIQPFPGSERALTLAEVQEMQTRLTKAGFDTGGTDGRVGNDTMQAIKDFQTKTGLLPADGYGGLKVLARLRQGG; from the coding sequence ATGAAACAGCCTGATTCTTTGAAATCTCCTGCCCGCCGAGCCGTCCTGAAGGCGGCGCTCGCGGCTGGCGTGACGCTCGCCAATCCATTCGGCGCGCTGGCGGCCGCGCCAGCGGGCTTCGACCAGTGGCGCGACAATTTTCGCGCCCGCGCACTAGCAAAAGGCATTTCGGAAGCGACCTGGAATCGCTGCATGGGACGGGTCGAGCCCGACATGAGCGTGTTCAAGCAGATGCGCAACCAACCCGAATTCCACGAGCAGATCTGGCAGTACATCAACCGCCGCGTCTCGGACTGGCGGGTCATCCACGGCCGCGAGGCGCTGAAGAAGAACGAGGCGCTGTTCGCGCGGATCGAGCGCGACTTCGGCGTCGAGCGCGGCACGCTGCTCGCGCTGTGGGGCGTCGAGTCAGCCTACGGCGATCCGCTGGTGCAGCAGAACCACATGACGCCGGTGTTTCCCTCGCTCGCCGCGCTCGCCTGGAACGAGCCACGCCGCAAGGCCTATTGGGAAACCGAGCTGATCAACGCAATGAAGATCGTGCAGCGCGGCTGGAGCACGCCCGAGGAGATGAACGGCTCCTGGGCCGGCGCGATGGGCCATTCGCAGTGGATGCCGGAAGTCTGGCTCAATGTCGGCTTCGACTATGACGGCGACGGCAAGGTCTCGCCGTTCGGCCGCCCGGACGACGCGCTCGGCTCGACCGCGAAATATCTCGTCAATCGCGGCAAGTGGCACCGCGGCGAGCACTGGGGCTACGAGGTTCGTGCACAGGGCGGCGGCGCCGGCGGCAGCCGCACCTACGCAGCCTGGGCCAGCGCCGGCGTCGTCAGAGCCGACGGCCAGCCGTTCCCGCAGCCGAACGCGTCGGCGCAGCTCTGGATCCCGGTCGCGGGCGGGCCGGCCTTCCTGCTCGGTCCGAACTTCAATTCGGTGAAGAGCTACAATCCGTCGATGAACTACGCGCTGGCGATCTGCCATCTCGGCGACCGCTGTCTCGGCGGGCCGCCCTTCATCCAGCCGTTCCCGGGCTCGGAGCGCGCGCTGACGCTCGCCGAGGTGCAGGAGATGCAGACCCGGCTGACCAAGGCCGGCTTCGACACCGGCGGCACCGACGGCCGCGTCGGCAACGACACCATGCAGGCGATCAAGGATTTCCAGACCAAGACGGGCCTGTTGCCCGCCGACGGTTACGGCGGGCTCAAGGTGCTGGCGCGGCTGCGGCAAGGTGGCTAG
- a CDS encoding MarR family winged helix-turn-helix transcriptional regulator, whose product MAGMQKRRKSGAAGRRPAGKAAAGKAAIGAGSAADALPASAVPPPGEGKRGEQGYLAYLLRQANAASRLSMERELAGLGVTSPQFVVLTMLKAYPGLSGADLARVAFLTPQTVSVIIRNLERDGAIGKTPHPVHGRVLQWTLTSHGTTLLEKCRHIAQAQERRLAAGLDSKSEQIVRQWLSKIATDLQDS is encoded by the coding sequence ATGGCGGGAATGCAGAAACGAAGGAAATCCGGCGCCGCCGGGCGGCGCCCGGCGGGGAAAGCGGCGGCCGGCAAGGCTGCGATCGGGGCGGGATCGGCCGCAGACGCCCTGCCCGCCTCCGCCGTCCCGCCGCCCGGCGAAGGCAAGCGCGGCGAACAGGGCTATCTCGCCTACCTGTTGCGCCAGGCGAATGCGGCCTCGCGGCTGTCGATGGAGCGCGAACTGGCAGGCCTCGGCGTCACCTCTCCCCAATTCGTCGTGCTGACGATGCTGAAAGCCTATCCGGGCCTCTCGGGCGCCGATCTGGCACGAGTGGCATTCCTGACGCCGCAGACCGTCAGCGTGATCATCCGCAACCTCGAGCGCGACGGCGCGATCGGCAAGACGCCGCATCCGGTCCACGGCCGGGTGCTGCAATGGACGCTGACCAGCCATGGAACCACGCTGCTGGAGAAATGCCGCCATATCGCCCAGGCTCAGGAGCGTCGGCTCGCCGCCGGCCTCGACAGCAAGTCAGAGCAAATTGTCCGGCAATGGCTGTCAAAAATCGCCACAGATTTGCAGGATAGCTAG
- a CDS encoding carboxymuconolactone decarboxylase family protein, with translation MSHARKEYTDFEKLAPDVFAVVRDLGQFAAKAGLDKQLLELVKLRASQINGCAFCVQYHILQGESLGVPVDKLNLVVVWREAPQFSARERAALAWTEALTTLPNGVSDDVYAEVTAEFSEKELTYLTSAIASINVWNRFGAAYRWTPPPRRQRAAAATS, from the coding sequence ATGTCACATGCCCGCAAGGAATACACCGACTTCGAGAAGCTCGCCCCCGATGTCTTCGCCGTCGTGCGTGACCTCGGCCAGTTCGCGGCGAAGGCCGGTCTCGACAAGCAGCTGCTCGAACTGGTCAAGCTGCGCGCCTCGCAGATCAACGGCTGCGCCTTCTGCGTGCAGTATCACATCCTGCAAGGCGAGAGCCTCGGCGTCCCCGTCGACAAGCTCAACCTCGTCGTGGTGTGGCGCGAAGCGCCGCAGTTCTCGGCGCGCGAGCGCGCGGCGCTGGCCTGGACCGAGGCGCTGACGACCTTGCCGAACGGCGTCAGCGACGATGTCTATGCCGAGGTCACCGCCGAATTCTCCGAAAAGGAGCTGACCTACCTGACCTCGGCGATCGCTTCGATCAATGTCTGGAACCGGTTCGGCGCCGCCTATCGCTGGACGCCGCCGCCGCGCCGGCAGCGGGCGGCCGCGGCGACTTCGTGA